CGGTCAAAGaggtaaaagatttaatttactttttcggaagcatgatgggccattatttacaaaagaaaaatcagttattcaaaataaaaatataagggtaaatttgaaaatttaaaagaaatgggGAGTTGAAACAAAATTTTAGTGGGGTAAGGAGTAAAGAGAAAGTTAAGAATGAGTATAGAGAGTTTTTGACAAGCTCCCCATAAAAAAACcagttaaaatttattttttcattagtAAGAAAATTTATCTTATGGTACTAACTAAAACATAAGATAatgcttatttttttttaaatttttttgtgattCGCATATTATAGCCGTTTTCTTTTtgttgatttattgatttttcaaaaaaaaaaaaatgtgtgAACAAAGTGACTTAACATATTTTTGTACATATTTGCTAGACCAACATGAGAGATCGCTTTTGAACTTCTTTGGTTCGTAATACCGTCTCACgtgagtttttttattttttgctttAACATCAACAACTTATTTTTAAACAAGACCACACAATTTATAATTTCCTAAAACAACTTATTGGATATAGGAAGTTATGTCTCGTCTCAAAAAACATTAACCAAACTTAGTCCATTTTAAGATTGTAACTGGCTCATACACAAGATAATCTTCCCGATGCTaccatttttctttaaaagtttcaaagcTATCGGAGCTTTAGTCACTGGGAAACGATACTCAACCTGAGGGACAACTTTTTCTGAAGAACAGCAGGCCAAAAATGAGTTTTAACTTCGGCAATCACAGATATTTTATCATCCAAATCTCTAGACCGTAGATCGAAAGCTGCAGACAATAATAATAGATTGTACACTTAGAAAATAACGAGGATGAGGTTTGTAAGTTAACAAATACTATTGAAAAGAAACCCACACACTTCACCTTTAATTTCAGCCTGTTTTCTTTGTAATAGAGCAAGATCAATCCTACTATGATCCCTTCCATTCAAATCTATAATGACAACCTTACCCCTGTAACCACAACACTCGATGTTTCTCCGAAGATCGGACGCTCCGTAATCAATAACAAAATGAACACCTGAAAATATGATTAACAAATTGGAATAAAAAACTGTCAACATAATTTCAGTAAGCCTTTTATCCCACTAAATGCGGCCTGTTATACGAATCGCTTCTTTCCCCTACAATATCCTTAACAACGCAATTGCATCACCCATTCTGATGCGAACGAAAATATCCATGGAATTTATATTTTCAGTTAAAAGACACGAGATTTAATTATTTGTCGACTCATTAAGCAGCATATACGAGCCACCACATCGTGGTGCTTAGCAAATTATGTTAGGGGAGAAACAAAAAATCACGCCAACCATCAAATCCTTCCATCAAAAGATAGGTACTGGTGCAATATTACCTGCTTCATTTTCCACCCGGACGTCCCACACAAAGTCTCTCTGACTTGTGATTAACACAAATGTCAGCGCCAAAACCACGACAGATATAAAACCCATCTCTACGTCCTTTTAAAAAAGCATCAACAACAATGAACACATGTTACGATGGACAATTAAGACATCACAAATTGTAATGAAAAGGAGAATGGGTTTAACATTGTCATGAGGTAAAAAATATCACCTGTCGCGGCAAGAACTCTTAAGCCCATGTACTTTGCAAATTGTATTGCCAATGCGCCGACCCCGCTGGTGCCTTCACGAATCTAAACATTGCATAACTCTAAATTTGTTAGTGACTTTGATAATTTGCAACAAAAGATAAGGATATGTCCAAGAAAAActctaatataaaaaataaacacaaatttacAAAACTATTAATTATCACTTGAGAAAGCACATTGCCTCAATGACGAAGAACACAGAGAATTATAAACATAAGGTTGTTATCATACTTTGAAATTTCTCCCCACCTCTTTCTTTGAAGCAAAAGGCAAAGAGCTGCTCGCGGTTCCTTTTAGGTGTAAACATGTGCAGATAAAAATATGGATCCAAAACCACTTCGTTACTATTTAGAATGAACTCCTCATAAAGTTTAGGTTCGGTTCTCACCAGTACTGTTTTACGTCGAAGTGTCTTGGGATCATGCATTTTGAATAAAGCTAACCATATGCTACATGATGCAAAAGGTAAGCCTGCAGCATCAGCTAAATTAATATGATCAGGCAACGGAAGAAGAAAGCCTGCCGGCACAGCCACTTTTTCAGCATACCCTCCTCCTTCAAGAATGGCACAGACCTGAAATTGTAAAAAGAGAAAATGCTTCATCCAGCAGTCGGCATAAGGGTAGAAAAGATGAGAGTAGAAGAAcataatttatcattttataACATCGCTTGGGGGAGAGATGATGATTACCCTTTGTCCAATTTTCCAACTGATGACATTTCTTCCAACTGCTTCAATTATTCCAGAGCATTCAAGGCCTGGGCAGAGACCATCATCACTTGTAACCACGTCCATTATATCACCCCAATTGACCCCAACGGCGCACACCTTGATCATTACTTCATTGTCCTTGATTTCAGGTGATATAACCTTTCGGTGCTCCAAACTATTCGAAAACCAGTTTTTTTTAACTACCATCGCTTCCATTGT
This window of the Primulina tabacum isolate GXHZ01 chromosome 12, ASM2559414v2, whole genome shotgun sequence genome carries:
- the LOC142521219 gene encoding uncharacterized protein LOC142521219 encodes the protein MEAMVVKKNWFSNSLEHRKVISPEIKDNEVMIKVCAVGVNWGDIMDVVTSDDGLCPGLECSGIIEAVGRNVISWKIGQRVCAILEGGGYAEKVAVPAGFLLPLPDHINLADAAGLPFASCSIWLALFKMHDPKTLRRKTVLIREGTSGVGALAIQFAKYMGLRVLAATGRRDGFYICRGFGADICVNHKSERLCVGRPGGK